One window from the genome of Saimiri boliviensis isolate mSaiBol1 chromosome 2, mSaiBol1.pri, whole genome shotgun sequence encodes:
- the FOXE1 gene encoding forkhead box protein E1 — MTAESGPPPPQPEVLAAVKEERGETAAGAGVPGEAAGRGAGGRRRKRPLQRGKPPYSYIALIAMAIAHAPERRLTLGGIYKFITERFPFYRDNPKKWQNSIRHNLTLNDCFLKIPREAGRPGKGNYWALDPNAEDMFESGSFLRRRKRFKRSDLSTYPAYMHDAAAAAAAAAAAAAAIFPGAVPAARPPYPGAVYAGYAPPSLAAPPPVYYPAASPGPCRVFGLVPERPLSPELGPAPSGPRGSCAFASAGVPATTAGYQPAGCTGARQANPSAYATTFAGPDGAYAQGAGSAIFAAAGRLAGPASPPTGGSGGGVEAAVDFYGRTSPGQFGALGPCYNPGGQLGGGSAGAYHARHAAAYSGGIDRFVSAM, encoded by the coding sequence ATGACGGCCGAGagcgggccgccgccgccgcagccggAGGTGCTGGCTGCAGTCAAGGAGGAGCGCGGCGAGACCGCGGCAGGGGCCGGGGTCCCGGGGGAGGCCGCGGGCCGCGGGGCGGGCGGGCGCCGCCGCAAGCGCCCCCTGCAGCGCGGGAAGCCGCCCTACAGCTACATCGCGCTCATCGCCATGGCCATCGCGCACGCGCCCGAGCGCCGCCTGACGCTGGGCGGCATCTACAAGTTCATCACAGAGCGCTTCCCCTTCTACCGCGACAACCCCAAGAAGTGGCAGAACAGCATCCGCCACAACCTGACGCTCAACGACTGCTTCCTCAAGATCCCGCGCGAGGCCGGCCGCCCGGGGAAGGGCAATTACTGGGCGCTCGACCCCAACGCCGAGGACATGTTCGAGAGCGGCAGCTTCCTGCGCCGCCGCAAGCGCTTCAAGCGCTCGGACCTCTCCACCTACCCGGCCTATATGCACGACGcggcggccgccgccgccgccgccgccgccgccgctgccgccatCTTCCCGGGCGCGGTGCCCGCTGCGCGCCCGCCCTACCCGGGCGCCGTCTATGCTGGCTACGCACCGCCGTCGCTGGCCGCGCCGCCTCCGGTCTACTACCCCGCGGCGTCGCCCGGCCCTTGCCGCGTCTTCGGCCTGGTTCCTGAGCGGCCGCTCAGCCCAGAGCTGGGTCCCGCGCCGTCGGGGCCCCGCGGCTCTTGCGCCTTTGCCTCAGCCGGCGTCCCCGCCACTACCGCCGGCTACCAGCCCGCCGGCTGCACCGGAGCCCGACAGGCCAACCCCTCGGCCTATGCTACCACCTTCGCGGGCCCCGACGGCGCGTACGCGCAGGGCGCAGGCAGCGCGATCTTTGCCGCTGCCGGCCGCCTGGCGGGACCCGCCTCGCCCCCAACGGGCGGCAGCGGTGGCGGCGTGGAGGCCGCGGTGGACTTCTACGGGCGCACGTCGCCCGGCCAGTTCGGAGCTCTGGGGCCCTGCTACAACCCTGGTGGGCAGCTCGGAGGCGGCAGTGCAGGCGCCTACCATGCTCGCCATGCAGCCGCCTATTCCGGCGGGATAGATCGGTTCGTGTCCGCCATGTGA